The genome window TACATATGCTAAATTCTGTATCCATTTCAATAATGTTTCTTTGCAATATAAGCTAGTAGACACACCAGTAATCCTGCAAAAAGAAATTCCCAAATGATTAGACACCAAAGTTAGATCATTCGAAACTAATTTGCGCCTTTATAAGGTCGTTAAAATGGTAAATTTTGACACAAGTCGTTGTACTATAACAATGAGCGGAAGGAAGTACCTCTGAATGTATAACTCTTTGCCATAGAGTATGTTCTTGTTGATGCTGATTTTACTGCACATCAGACAGAAAGATCATCAATTAAGTTGCGCACTAATAAATGGTTGGATGAGCATGCTAGCTAGGATGACTTGACCGTCTCTTGAACTCGAGTACAAATACTCTAACTTGTAAATTAGACTCGTTTAAAGTATACGCATCGCTTCGTTGTAAGtagatagtgaaaatttgatATAGAAGTCATAGAAAGGAGAATAATCATGGGGATGTCTAACCAGAATCACAATTTGACGTGGAATTGAAGCTCCCACACATACACAATTGCCTAATGCCATCAGCACCGTACCCGCACGTGCCACTGGTAGCCTCACACGCTCTACAAAACTCATCGTTTTCTTGAGCAGAGTATTTCACTCGGATACCATACGACCACCCATGGGCCCCATCCAGCTTCAGCGGGGCCAGATTGTAAGCACTGCTATACCCTTCACACTGAAGTTTGGTGAGATTAACGGCCTTGATGGCCTCAAACGGCACCGCACAACACTCAGGTGGACCCGAACCAAACATGGAACCCACCCTCCTATGGCCCAACATATCCCACGCTGGACAACCATAGTATTCCTCGCAACTCATTCCCGAAACGTTTCTGCATGGCAAGTGCTTCCCCGGAAAGCCTTGAAAGAGCGGCGACTGAGCCGAGCAGCCGATCAGCATGAACACGTTGTCGGCGGTCGGGTTCATGTACGGAGCCCGCCATTGCTCGACGGAGAAGCCATTGCCCTTGGCACCTAGCACTATGCTGTCACATGTTGACATGTGAGGTTCATGCAACGTGAGGGCTTGGTAAGCGTAGTCTATGTCCAAGACCCTGTAAGATCCCGAGCTTACGTGAAACATGAGCACATCGTTGATGCAGTATAAGAGATCTCGAAAACCCGGGTGCCCGCAGCCGGAGCGGACGGCGAATGGGTAATCTACGGTGAGGTTTCCGCAATACGATCTGCATGTGTTGGCCGAACCTGATGGAAAAAACGAAGAAAATAAAACACAGAGGAGGAAGCTGGGAATTATGAGCATAGTAGTAGTACTATAGCTACTCATGGAtgcaagtgagagagagagagagagagagagaaagagagagagagagaaagtttgaGTGAGCTGTGTGGTTTGTAATATGAGGGACTTAGTGGAAAATGCAGATGATATTGATACCTTGCTTGGATGATTTGTATTCAGAATATCTTTTGGTGAATGGCTAATGGGTTTTGCTGCTCTTTTCGGTTGGagaattatttgtttttaaaacTTTAGTGTATgcttttaaaaaattgaaatcctgCAGAAGCTTTAGTTTGCTTTTGGGTCTTGGGACGGCAATAAAATTGCACGAAATGATTCCGATGGGGTTGGCTTTATGTTCCATCGTCTTTGCTTGTCCATGACTATGACAAAGAAGGCGTTTTCCCTAATGGTAGTACTATATTAGTGCTTTTCACTTATGCAAGAGGTATCGTGTTTTACTGACATAgataaaagtttgattcaaagacacgtcatttttcaaatttcttaTTATTGATTTCGTAGTTTTCACGTTTCATTTCTGTTGAAATTTaggattattttgttatttgaatttgggcttagcccgttagtattagggtttcgtttTCTTGCTTATTAGGATTAGGTtagttctctatatatatgatgCTTTGTAGCTCatagaaaaacaagtcattcacaatgtaatCTCTTAGAGTTTTGTAGCCATTTCGGCATTcttgtttatttaataatactattattttgttagtctcgttcgttgagcactctgatattcaacttggtatcagagcaggtttgattATTTTGGATCTAATCTACTTTTGTTTGTTCATATCAGTTTGTCTATGTTTTTGTCCAATTTCGATCcgtgaaacttttttttttctggtttgaGTTACCATTTCGTTGTcgttacaaaaagaaaaaaaaaaagaatctgtCAAAGTTTAAAGCTGGAGTCGCACCGAGCCACCAGCCGCTGCCCTTGCTGTCACCCACCGTTGTGTTTGTTCCTGTTCCATCCGCAAAGATGAACTCACCACCCCGTATTGCACCTGCATCAGACCTGCGCCACTCACAGCTGCCCTCATCAGGTCACCACCAACGCACTGCCTTCAACCGGCACCAGACTGCTGCCTGTAACCCCAACCCGACCCGCCGATCTAACCTATCCACCACCACACAACTGCTACACCTCTGTCTCGCACCACTGCTGTACCTGCTGCCATCCCTGCCTCCAGATGATTCGTTCCTTAACCTACTGCTGCACATTTGTTGTTATGTGGACTAAACCATCCTGACTAGATTTGTTGAACCAACCCTCCACCCCGCTGCTGTCTTTTGCTTCCTCACTTGAAAAGGCTGCAACCACATTTTGGAGTCTGAGTTCAGAATGTTGGTCTGCACTTGTTTTGCACCCAGTTTGCTAACATGAACCGAAGAAAGAGAGaatggagttgaagctttggtccTTGTTGATTGAAGTTGTCGTTGGGCTTGTCTTGGTTGATTTGGATTCAGAATGAAATTTGTTTGTCAATCACTCAAGTGCTTGAACTTGTGACCACCCAAGTgataagttttgttttttattcgtTCGTTGCTGCAGTTGGGATATAGGAATCTAGTTCGTTTAGTGATAGAGTCCATACTCCCAACATTTGGTTGCCAGAATTTGTTGATTGTTGGAATTGCGTGTTCGCTCACTCGCTCGCCTGTTCACTTGTATTGTTCGTTTGCTAGCTTGAATCGCTTGCCTTGTCgtgtccgcctaacggagcttACCTTGTCGTGTTCGCCTAACGGAGCTTACCTTGTCGTGTTCGCCTAATGGAGCTTGCCTTGTCGTGTCCGCCTAATGGAGCTTGTCTTGTCTTGTTCGCCTAATGGAGCTTGCATCTgcatctgcttgttggcaaactcatgacgtgtaccgccatgagtttgacggtccgcctaacggagcttgTCTTGTCTTGTTCACCTAACGGAGCTTGCATCTgcatctgcttgttggcaaactcatgatgtgtaccgccatgagtttgacgggaggtgttggaatttaaaattattttgttatttgaatTTGGGTTTAGCCTGTTAGTATTAGgatttcattttcttgtttattagAGTTAGGTtagttctctatatatatgatgCTTGGTAGCTCgtagaaaaacaagtcattcacaatgtaacCTTTTtgagttttgtagccgttttggcattctcgtttatttaataatactattattttgttagtctcgttcGTTACGCACTCTAATATTCAACTATTTCACTAAGTAAGAAGCAAGCATCTGACTGACAGTCAAATAATACATTTATTCAAAGTTTTCAGTTAGAGAATCACTCATGTTTTTTTTGTGAGCACCGTGTCTCAAATGCAACACCAAATAACAATCTGACTTAGAATTTTACCGCATTTTCATTGAACCACTTGCCGTAATTCATGTTTTACAAATGTTGAAAATATGGGTAGTATTTAGCCAACCAAAAACGTCCGCTCGTTATGGTCTAACATGTCTGATTttgcaacaaaaataaaacaacaaagTATGGTCCAATTGAATTATTAAACAACAGGTCAAATCCATAACGAATGATAGGTAAAATACCGACATATCGTACACATGTCAAGTGTTTGGCGAAAAAATGACATGTCGTACGCACAGACCAAGTGTTTGCCAAAGGAATGACAAGTCGTAGCCATGGTCAGGGGtgaatttttttgccaaattgccataccaaccgaattgccaaccgtgccatatcgattttgtgccaaattttttatgccaacggtaatggtacggtattgtacggTACCGAAAGTTcgtggtacggtattggtaatggataccattaccacggtattaccatACCGTACCAAAAatgtaatataatatataatttatataaattatataatatataattataatataacacatatttataaattataatatattttctttgtttgttaaatggttttcaactttaattctttttgctactaatatgttttcttcgtttgtAATAtaggcttgacacaaactcaatcttctacaagttcaatgtctcctccaaaagcttcgacatcttaaacttgaagaattgatcaatgaattttaccttttgaagtttagtttcaattttcctttggtttgaaactttaacttctatttggattgttaacttctatttgttttggtttgtaacttctatttggattgtaagcttaattttcattttgatgCATAATTTGAATTATGTTTCCATTCTTTGTTTTAGGCTTATAATTTTCAAGTAATTCATCAATATTTCATGCCGCTGTAAATCCATTTGAAGGTGGAAATCCAAAATCCATTTGGGCACTTGTTATGAGAATTTTTTTCCGTCTATGCATTTGGTTTATATATCTTTGTCTTATTACAGAGGcacaaaatatgaaatgttGAACAAAGCAAAAAAAGATTTTGtctcaaaataaagtggcaattaccattgccataccatgccaaccgaacatttggcaataccgaacttcggtataccgaaagtttggtatggtaatggtaatagattttaccaaaccgaaaatttggtacggtaattggtacgagagttttggtacggtaaccgtaccgaacccacccctagccATGGTAGGGTATAATTTCAAACGACATGTCGTATATATGTCGATCGTTTTCCACGTGCCACCTGACTGAGCGGGAAGTGAGAATCTGGCGGTGGCGATCAGTACCACCGTCCGCGTTGCCTCCCACCTTTCCGTTTGGCTGCCCAGAAAAAAAACAGTAACTTTAACTGTATTCAGCCGTTCTCTCCTCCAAGGAGACAGGAAGAACTCTAATTTTCTCGGAAGCCAAACACCTCAGTGTCATAGAAGGTCCTCTTTGGGTGGTTCGTGTGAAGATCATACTATTTGATAAATGGGAGCTCCGGAGGAATCCGAAGACACTGTCTCAAACGTAAAGAGGACCTTCAGAATTTCCAACATTTTTTCTATTCTTATATGATAATTCTCTAAAACTGAATAATTTGGAATTAAATACGCCTGCCcaattaatttttagtttatatTTCCTTCATTTCTGGGTAAGTTTATGAATTTAGTGTCACTTGTTTAAATTTGGAGAAATTGAAATTTGGGTTTGATTTGTTATACGTTTTTGGAACTTGGGTTTGATTTGTTATATGTTTTTGGAACTTGGGTATGATTTGTTATGCGTTTCTGGAACTTGGTTTTATTATAAATTGCCCACCATATGTTTGATGAAATTCCTGTTAGAGTGATATGGCATTGTTTTCTTTGGACTAGCATTCTCCGAAACTAGCAGGAACTGTCAACTGGGGCACGGCAACTGTCATCGGAGTGTTTGCAGGTTTGTTCTATGGTGGTAGCAAGGAAGCAGCTGCATCAGTTGTAAGTTTGTATCTTAAATAACAACGTTCCGAACTGAGGTGTTTGATTATTATCGTACGCAATCTTCTTAAAAATTGAAACTTGTGAGGACTTTCTGCCTTTGTTTTGGCAGAGCAAAGATGCAGAAGTAATGTTGAAGCTAGGGAGCACGCCAGACAAGCGTGAACAATATCGTCTCATGAGAGATGCAATGGAGAAAAGGTTCATTCGTGTCACTCGGGGCTCAATAGTTGGTGGAGTGCGCCTTGGATTGTTTACTGCTACTTTTTGTGGTATACAGAATCTGCTTGCTGAGAAAAGGGGCAAGCATGATGTTTTCAATGTTGTTGGAGCCGGTTCAGCCACTGCTGCTACATTTGCTCTAATAAGTATGAGTCATATCTGATCTTCGGGTTTCTTTTCGTAAACTGTGGTTGTCAGTCATTGGGCATGTGCGGAAGCATCGACTTCTGAAGTGATGCTTATGGCCCTTTCAGAATGTTCAAAGTAATTCATGAAATGCAATGTTTTCTCGCTATATAACATTTGGTTTCTACTTTAATCAGTGCCTGGATCATTGGCTTGGCGAGCAAGAAACGTGATGCTAGGTGCTACCCTAGGAGCAGTGTTAGGTTTTCCACTAGGTAATACAGTCAACCGTGTAATTTTCCAAATGTAAGTTTAATCAATCTTATGTCGCTTACATGGGTTGATGCATGTCGTGGCAGGGTGGGCACATTTGAAGCTGGTAGAGAAGGCAAATGAAGGGAATCTAGCTGCACTTCCTCATTCAGATCAAAGAGAAGCAACGAGTGGTGTTGGTGCTGCAATTGAGAGGCTGGAAGAAACCTTGAATAAGTAGAACATAAATTTCTGTAAGGCAAGACCTCCCCGTTGTCCGGCGCAAAATGAGAAGGATGAAAATTTCGAGAAAAACTAGTAAGGTGAGCTAAGAACTATGCAGTATTCGTTGTTGCGTTTATTGAGAAATAACAACACTTGGTGAATCTTTTGAAGGTGTTTTCGGTATAAATGTTACAATTTCTAGAgtagaacattttttttttcttcgttaGGAAAACGCACATCATAATTATCTTAGAATCCGTAATGATATCATAATTGTGAACGTAATCATGGATTTGAATCGTCGACTTATGTTTGTTTTGGTTTCATTTGCAACTATGCTCAACAACAAAGCCTAA of Malus sylvestris chromosome 6, drMalSylv7.2, whole genome shotgun sequence contains these proteins:
- the LOC126626171 gene encoding uncharacterized protein LOC126626171; its protein translation is MSSYSTTTMLIIPSFLLCVLFSSFFPSGSANTCRSYCGNLTVDYPFAVRSGCGHPGFRDLLYCINDVLMFHVSSGSYRVLDIDYAYQALTLHEPHMSTCDSIVLGAKGNGFSVEQWRAPYMNPTADNVFMLIGCSAQSPLFQGFPGKHLPCRNVSGMSCEEYYGCPAWDMLGHRRVGSMFGSGPPECCAVPFEAIKAVNLTKLQCEGYSSAYNLAPLKLDGAHGWSYGIRVKYSAQENDEFCRACEATSGTCGYGADGIRQLCMCGSFNSTSNCDSVKSASTRTYSMAKSYTFRGLLVCLLAYIAKKHY
- the LOC126626180 gene encoding uncharacterized protein LOC126626180, with translation MGAPEESEDTVSNHSPKLAGTVNWGTATVIGVFAGLFYGGSKEAAASVSKDAEVMLKLGSTPDKREQYRLMRDAMEKRFIRVTRGSIVGGVRLGLFTATFCGIQNLLAEKRGKHDVFNVVGAGSATAATFALIMPGSLAWRARNVMLGATLGAVLGFPLGWAHLKLVEKANEGNLAALPHSDQREATSGVGAAIERLEETLNK